The Nostoc sp. 'Peltigera membranacea cyanobiont' N6 genome contains the following window.
AAAGTTACAGTGGATACTGCAACTATACTTAGTCCATTAAATTCCTCTGTTCAAGGTTTTGTTCAATAAGTGAACCCAAAAATTAAAATAATTTACTTAAATCCTGAATCTTGTCTTCTACCTAAAGTTATACGGAGAGTACGGGACCAAACCCTCGATAATGGTGCGTTACAAACTTCGTTCTAACGCACCCTACAATACTGGCTCCCCTACAATACCTAATTTTGTTCAAAAATCAAATATGATTCCTATACTATAAACTGGTGTTAAATTTACTTAAGTGATAGAATTTACTAAATTATTCCGAAAACAAATTTTATATGTAAGATACCTATAAAGGTATTAAATAAACCAATTCAAGAGGCTAACCATAAAACTGCTCTAAAGCAGAGGTTGCCTAACAAGCTGGCTAGCTCAAATATCAACAAATCTAGCGGCTGATATTCATACCCTCACCCAAGCTCTGAATGGTCAGTAAATTAACAAGTAGTATACGCCACATGAGCCAGAACCCTCTAGTCAGAAAAACACTCCGCAGTCGCTCTGAGACTGTCAAACTGCTGGGAAGCGGACAATCTGGTAATACTTACTTGTTAGCAAGTGCTAGACGGAACAGACATCATAAATACTCTTTCGCCAGAAAAACACTTCGGAATCGCTTTGAGATTATTAAACACTTAGGAAGTGGAGGTTCTGGTGATACATACTTAGCCATAGACCTGGATTTACCAGGACAACCTCATTGTGTTGTCAAACATTTAAAACCAAAAGATTCCAATCCTGCTGTTCTACCCATCGCTAAAAGCTTATTCGATCGAGAAGCGGAAGTTTTATACCAACTAGGCAACGATCACGATCAAATTCCGAGACTGTTTGCCCATTTTGATGAAGATGGAGATTTCTATTTAGTCCAGGAATTTATTGATGGTCATGCATTGACTCAAGAAATTGTACCAGGTCAGCGTCTTAGCGAAAATACAGTCTTCAACTTATTAAAAGATATCCTGGAAGTGCTGGCATTTGTCCACCAAAATGACATTATTCACCGGGATATCAAGCCCCAAAATTTAATGCGGCGGTACTCCGATCGAAAGATTGTGCTAATTGACTTTGGGAGTATTAAGAAAATTGGTGCTTTGGTACCAGGCTTAACAATTGCTGTTGGAACTCCTGGCTATATGCCTAGCGAACAGGCTAAGGGAAAGCCAAAACTTTGCAGCGATATCTATGCAGTCGGGATGATTGGCATTCAAGCTTTGACAGGTTTAATACCCGATCAACTACAAGAAGATCCCAATACTGGAGAAGTTCTTTGGCGCGATCGCGCACAGGTAAGTGATGGCCTTGCAAATATTTTAGATAAAATGGTTCGCGATCGCTATAACCAGCGTTATCAGTCGGCATCGGAAGCTTTGGAAGCACTTAATTCCGATCTGGAACTGCCACAATCCTCAAAATCTGTTGGCATCAACCAAAACACTGATGATACTTATTTGCTAAGTTATAGAAACTTTATCTTGCTACTAGGAATAGGGCTTGGTGCCACCACTAGTTTGATAGTGATAGTTTTAATCTACACATTTATTAATACAGGTGCATCATCTCCAAACCAACCCACTCAATTAAATAATTTTATAGAAAAATTGGTTGAGCAACGGTTAACTAATGTTAATGTGAATCGCTTAATAGCCAAAAGAGGAGTCTGCAAAAGCAATTGCAGCATTACAAAGACTACTAAAGAGCAAACGGAATCTCACCATAACAGTTAACTTTGATTTTTGTTCGCGCAGCGTGGTGTAGCGATATTTATTTGCTTAGATGGCAAGAAACAATAGTAAAGAACGCTCTTTGAGTCCTACTGAGTTTTTTCAAAAATAAAATATGAGTCATACATTAGAAAAAGTTAAGAATCTAACAGCAATCATAAAGATAGCTATTAACTAGCTATTAGATATTCACATTGAATCTAAATATTATTCTAGGATAAATACCTAGAGATTCCTGTAAGATGAATACAATAAACAATATTTAAAAATATGGACAATACAAATCAAAAAAAAGCTTTAATTAACGGTGAAATAGCCCTCTTTCTTAGAGGTTTGATTATTGGGAAAGTGCTGACACTTATGGTTATTGGCGGATTGCTTTGGTGGTTACTAAAGCCAAATTTATTATCCCGCAACAGTGTTGACTCTTCTTCTAATCAAAGTTTAAAGTCCGTCTCTAATACTGCTACTGCATCCAATTTTCAGACAATTACAGATGTCCCCACTGCCTCATTTAACTACGGAGGAAGTACGGCTTGGGCATCTATCCGGCAATTGGTAGATTCTCAGATCCAGAGCGATCGCCCCGAACTAAAATTACGTTACGTAGACCCTGTTAATGCTAGCCCTGGTTCTAGCTCAGGCATTCGGATGTTACTTGATGGGAAACTAGACTTTGCTCAGTCTTCTCGTCCTCTTACAGATGAAGAACAAGCTATGGCAAAAGCGCGAGGCTTCACCCTTGAGCAACATCAGGTAGGTATGGATGCGATCGCAGTGGTAGTCAACCCATCACTGAAAGTATCAGGTTTAACTGTTGACCAATTGCACCAGATTTATTTGGGGCGAATTACTAACTGGAATCAAGTAGGTGGGCCAAACCTACCCATCACACCTTTGTCTCAAAGACCAGAGGACGCAGATACAGTAATATTCTCAACCAACAGCGACTTGAAAGGGCAAGCACTTGGCTCGAATGTGCAATATGTGTACTCTGCTACAGAGGCAGTGCGCCAACTCAGTAAAATTCCTGGCAGTGTGTATTACGCTTCTGCTCGTTCAGTAGTATTTCAGTGTAGTGTGAAGGCTTTACCATTGGGTAGCACTTCTGGTCAGCTAATTCCCCCCTATAGGGAACCTATGGTATCGCCTGAGCAATGTCCACGTCAGCGCAACCAGCTAAATACTCAGGCTGTCAAAAATGGCAGCTATCCCATAATTGCTAATTTGTTTGTGATTATTAAGCAGAATAAAGGTCAGGAACAGCAGATTGGAAATGCATATACCAATCTTTTATTAACTGACCAAGGGCAAAGAGCAATTGAGCAAGCTGGTTTCGTCGGGGTTCGCTAGTAGATTTGGATAATAATTAAGACTGTAAATAAGTGGGTCAAATTAAATATAAAACCTCACCCTGCCTCCGGCTTCCCTCTCCTTACTAAAGAGAGGTATTGAGGGTGAGGTTTACTCTTATATTTAATTACGTCTACCCACTTATCAGTATTAGATGCTATTTGTTGATTTTCGCTCAATACTTGTTTGATAAGTTATCGATAAATGATATTGTTGCTTTATGTAATGCGATCGCACTCTCCATTATTCTCCATTGCTGCGGCTAGTTTTTCTAGATTTTGACGAATAGTGACACTACGAGTATGATTTACACCCCACACTCCCTCACAAATACTTAAAGCTTCCAAATAAAGCGGCTCGGCTTCACCATAACGTCCGGTTTCACGATAAATTTCTGCCAAATTATTAAGACTTTCGGCAACATTAGGATGATTTTCTCCCAAAAGGTGCTTATCTAGTTCTAAGGCTTTTATACATAAAGATTCTGCCTCACCATAACGCCCCTGCTCCCTGTACATATAACCAAGAGCGTAGATAGTATCGGCTAAAAGTGGATGCGCCTTTTGCAATAGACGCTGCTTGAGTTCTAATGATTGCAAAAATACTGTTTCAGCTTGAGCGTAGCGTCCTTGAGCGCGGTAAATCAATCCTAAATTGTGCAAATCTGTTGCAACATCAGGATTTTCTTCTCCCAAAAATCTCTTATCTAACTCTATTGCTTGTTGCGACAACGGTTCAGCTTCGCTGTAACGTCCTTGATGATAATAAAGTAGCGCTAAATTATTTAGTATAAGAGCGAAAGTAAGATGATTTTCACCAACCAAACGTTTTTCAACTTCTAATGATTGCAGATACAGAGGTTCTGCTTCGTCATAACGCCCTTGTTCATCATATAGTAATGCCAAATTGTTCAGACTGACAGCAACATCGGCATGATTTTCTCCCCAGAGACGTTTTCTTAGTTCTAAAGCTTCTTGATATAACAGTTCTGCTTTACTATATTGGCCAGTAGATTTGTAAAGTCCCGCCAAATTATTCAAGCTAGTAGCAAAAGAAGGATGGTTGTCTCCTAGCAGGCGTTTTCTAAGTTCTAAAGCTTGTTTATATAAGGGTTCAGCTTCGCTGTAGTGTCCTGTTGCACGATATATTCCGGCTAAATTGTTGAGGCTATTAGCTAAGTCTATCTGCAAACCTAATTCATTTTGTAGCTCACTCGCCTTTCGCCAATACTTAATTGCTAATTCCTGTTCTTCTTGATAATTCTGAGATTCACCCCGATCTAATCTACTGTGGTAAATATCGCCCAACCTTGAGTATAAAGTAGCCAAGGTTGGATCTTTAGTCCCCCGTTCCTGTTCTATTTTCTCGATTAGTCTTTGTAAATCTTGAATAGGCAAGAAAAAGGGGTTATTTTCATTAGTATCTGTGCTGGCTAATTCTGTATCTCGAAAAACAAAACGTATAGGTTCTAATTCTTTACCAGGAATAGCATTCGTCTTTTGAGATTCAAATCGAAATACACCATTACGCCAACTCCAAAAATCAGGCGCTTTTTTAATCAGGTTAACTAAAATTTGATTAGTTACCCAAAGCACTATCGCAAAGGGAAACTCACGCAATCCTTCCCTTGTCCATTGCAAGTAACCAAAAAATTTCTCCTGTTCCGATTGCTCATTTCCCAATCTGAGAAAATAAAGTTGTTCAGCACCTGTCACAGTAATCACCGCCTGGTTTTGCTGACGAAGATATTCTTCTTGCTGTAACAGTTGGTTAAGAGCAGCTTTTAGGCTCGGTTCCTGACGTGCTAAAGTCACTCGATATGGACGGAATGCAGGTTGTAGTTCAGCTTCATATTGGGCAATAATTTCATCACGAAAGCTAGCATCATCGCAAACTGCAATCAGCAGATTCAATCCCCGTCTTTGAGCTTCAATAGAAACAATTAAATCGTCATACGCATCTTGATTTTCTCCCTGATTATCTAATGATTCTTCATTGAACATTAATGGCTCCCTGTCTTCTCAAACTTTCGATAATGATTGGATGAACATCGTACCAAGTTTCATCAGTCCGATATTCTAGGACATATAGCCCATGTAGCAAATCTAAAAACTCTGCTTGTTTGGGGTCATTGGGCATGAATTGTTCATAAACACTCTGCAAAATATCTATATCAACTTTTCCTAAACGGATAGAAAAATCATTGCGAATTTTATTAATTGCTTGAAGAAGAATTTTATCATCAATGATAACTTCGGCTGAGGGATTTCGTCGGATAGTCCGTAAACAAATACGGCAACATTCCTTAGAGATCCGAATTAACTCTCGCAACACGCCACCACTGTAAATCACGATTTTTTCAGCAGTTTCAGCCGCAATTAATTCACTGGGAATCCGTTTTTGTAAAACTTCACCAAGAATCTTTGTTGCTTCCGGGCGAGGTTGGGCATTAGGAAAGCGATTTTTACCTTTATCAAAAATTTTTAAAACAGGCATTGCCACAACCTGATCGTTGGTTTCAGTGGTAATTATTGTGCTGATAAATGTTTCCCGAAGGACTGCGATGGGGATAGTGTAAATAATTTGAAAGTTAGGTTGGCAGAGAGCTTTAATATTATCTCGATAAATTTCATTAACTCTTCCTAAGTCAAGCTTATCTAAATCATCAATAATAACTAAAACATTTTGTTGAGTTGCAGCTTGAATTAAAGCAGCTATTTCATTAATTCTGGCAACTAAATCTGATAATTTGCGTTCAAATTCTTGCTTAATTTCATCCCGAACGCTAGCATCAGCTTTTAATTTAGAGCTAATCAATTTTAAGAGGTCAAAACCTATACTAGCTTCTGCTTGTAAATTTGATTCTTCAGTGCGAGTGCGAGTAGCAAACCACTTATAAAGGGCTTCTTTAGTAGAGTGTGGGATATCAACTTTGCGGGCTTCTGCCTCTGTCATCAAATTAACTGCGATCGCAAACAGTATATTAATATGATTAACAGCCGACATTTCAATTTTGTCAGCAATAGAAAATAGGACTACAAAATATTTATCTTGGATTTGTCGGCTAAACTCAGCTAACAAGGTAGACTTACCACATCCTCGATGTCCTGTAAAGACAATTTTGCCATCTCCATTAGGACTATCTTCCACTAATTGGTTAAGGTCTGCAATTAAATCATCACCATATTCGACTCTAAATCTTTCCATTTCGTTCCGTTCCATCAACGGAAACAGTTCGAGATTGCTGTATGCTTCTTGAAAGGAGTTTAATAAGTCTTGAGACATCGGAAAGTGCCGTAAACGTGCTAGCTATTCATATAATGGCTCATGATTTATGTAGCAAAAGTTAAAGCAATGTCTAGAATAGAGTCTGCCTACATAACTCCTCAAATTACGTTAATAAATAACTACTAAGTGAGTAGTATGTTATGTCTTAAAAAGAGATGCCCTAATACCAAAGTTTCAACCTATTAATAAGTAATAGAGGTCAATAATCAATCAGACTGAATGACAGATTATACATTCGATAATTTAGACTGAATGATGGATTATACAGATAAAATACTGAAAGCTACTCAACATATAAATAAAATAAAATTTTCAGTTATAAAAATAAATTTTTAGTGTGCTTCGTCTCATCACCCTCTAGCCGATGTGATGGTAGCTGTTGTTACTATTAGTTAGTAGTCTGTCAAGGAATAATTGACGAGTACATTCTTTGTAGAGACGGCGATTTATCGCGTCTCTCTAACGTGTCAAATTTTTTAGACGCAATTTATTGCGTCTTTACTGAGATATAGCGGTTCTCAGTTGATGTAGGTACTGAACCCCACCCCCAACCCCCTCCCGCAAGCGATGAGGGGGCTATGATGTACTTCATGTGATTAGGAAATGCTATAAATCACGTCTTTGTAAACTATATAAAAGCTTTGCGACTTCAAAACCAGCTTTTGCAACTTCAAAACCAGCTTTTGCAACTTCAAAACCAGCTTTTGCAACTTCAAAACCAGCTTTTGCGACTTCAAAACCAGCTTTTGCGACTTCAAAACCAGCTTTTGCGACTTCAAAACTAGCTTTTGCGACTTCAAAACTAGCTTTTGCGACTTCAAAACTAGCTTTTCTCAACGAATTTCAGCAAATATACCCGCATCTATCTAGTTGGCTAATGCCATCCAA
Protein-coding sequences here:
- a CDS encoding serine/threonine-protein kinase; this encodes MSQNPLVRKTLRSRSETVKLLGSGQSGNTYLLASARRNRHHKYSFARKTLRNRFEIIKHLGSGGSGDTYLAIDLDLPGQPHCVVKHLKPKDSNPAVLPIAKSLFDREAEVLYQLGNDHDQIPRLFAHFDEDGDFYLVQEFIDGHALTQEIVPGQRLSENTVFNLLKDILEVLAFVHQNDIIHRDIKPQNLMRRYSDRKIVLIDFGSIKKIGALVPGLTIAVGTPGYMPSEQAKGKPKLCSDIYAVGMIGIQALTGLIPDQLQEDPNTGEVLWRDRAQVSDGLANILDKMVRDRYNQRYQSASEALEALNSDLELPQSSKSVGINQNTDDTYLLSYRNFILLLGIGLGATTSLIVIVLIYTFINTGASSPNQPTQLNNFIEKLVEQRLTNVNVNRLIAKRGVCKSNCSITKTTKEQTESHHNS
- a CDS encoding PstS family phosphate ABC transporter substrate-binding protein, whose product is MDNTNQKKALINGEIALFLRGLIIGKVLTLMVIGGLLWWLLKPNLLSRNSVDSSSNQSLKSVSNTATASNFQTITDVPTASFNYGGSTAWASIRQLVDSQIQSDRPELKLRYVDPVNASPGSSSGIRMLLDGKLDFAQSSRPLTDEEQAMAKARGFTLEQHQVGMDAIAVVVNPSLKVSGLTVDQLHQIYLGRITNWNQVGGPNLPITPLSQRPEDADTVIFSTNSDLKGQALGSNVQYVYSATEAVRQLSKIPGSVYYASARSVVFQCSVKALPLGSTSGQLIPPYREPMVSPEQCPRQRNQLNTQAVKNGSYPIIANLFVIIKQNKGQEQQIGNAYTNLLLTDQGQRAIEQAGFVGVR
- a CDS encoding tetratricopeptide repeat protein — protein: MFNEESLDNQGENQDAYDDLIVSIEAQRRGLNLLIAVCDDASFRDEIIAQYEAELQPAFRPYRVTLARQEPSLKAALNQLLQQEEYLRQQNQAVITVTGAEQLYFLRLGNEQSEQEKFFGYLQWTREGLREFPFAIVLWVTNQILVNLIKKAPDFWSWRNGVFRFESQKTNAIPGKELEPIRFVFRDTELASTDTNENNPFFLPIQDLQRLIEKIEQERGTKDPTLATLYSRLGDIYHSRLDRGESQNYQEEQELAIKYWRKASELQNELGLQIDLANSLNNLAGIYRATGHYSEAEPLYKQALELRKRLLGDNHPSFATSLNNLAGLYKSTGQYSKAELLYQEALELRKRLWGENHADVAVSLNNLALLYDEQGRYDEAEPLYLQSLEVEKRLVGENHLTFALILNNLALLYYHQGRYSEAEPLSQQAIELDKRFLGEENPDVATDLHNLGLIYRAQGRYAQAETVFLQSLELKQRLLQKAHPLLADTIYALGYMYREQGRYGEAESLCIKALELDKHLLGENHPNVAESLNNLAEIYRETGRYGEAEPLYLEALSICEGVWGVNHTRSVTIRQNLEKLAAAMENNGECDRIT
- a CDS encoding ATP-binding protein; the encoded protein is MSQDLLNSFQEAYSNLELFPLMERNEMERFRVEYGDDLIADLNQLVEDSPNGDGKIVFTGHRGCGKSTLLAEFSRQIQDKYFVVLFSIADKIEMSAVNHINILFAIAVNLMTEAEARKVDIPHSTKEALYKWFATRTRTEESNLQAEASIGFDLLKLISSKLKADASVRDEIKQEFERKLSDLVARINEIAALIQAATQQNVLVIIDDLDKLDLGRVNEIYRDNIKALCQPNFQIIYTIPIAVLRETFISTIITTETNDQVVAMPVLKIFDKGKNRFPNAQPRPEATKILGEVLQKRIPSELIAAETAEKIVIYSGGVLRELIRISKECCRICLRTIRRNPSAEVIIDDKILLQAINKIRNDFSIRLGKVDIDILQSVYEQFMPNDPKQAEFLDLLHGLYVLEYRTDETWYDVHPIIIESLRRQGAINVQ